A DNA window from Theobroma cacao cultivar B97-61/B2 chromosome 5, Criollo_cocoa_genome_V2, whole genome shotgun sequence contains the following coding sequences:
- the LOC108662268 gene encoding beta-glucosidase BoGH3B-like, protein MARPRRSIPIFFVGILLCFCLAASEKAEHVKYKDPKQPLNVRIKDLIGRMTLEEKIGQMVQIERAVASAEVMKKYFIGSVLSGGGSVPAPKASAKTWLNMVNEFQKGSLSTRLGIPMIYGIDAVHGHNNVYKATIFPHNIGLGATRDPALVKKIGAATALEVRATGIPYAFAPCLAVCRDPRWGRCYESYSEDHKIVQAMTEIIPGLQGDIPSNSRKGVPFVAGKKNVAACAKHYVGDGGTTRGINENNTVIDRHGLLSIHMPAYYNSIIKGVSTVMTSYSSWNGVKNHANHEMVTNFLKKTLRFRGFVISDWEGIDRITSPPHANYTYSILASINAGLDMIMVPNNYKEFIDGLTYLVKNKFIPMSRIDDAVKRILRVKFVMGLFEDPLADDSLVDQLGSQEHRELAREAVRKSLVLLKNGDSADAPLLPLPKKAPKILVAGSHANNLGYQCGGWTIEWQGQGGNNITDGTTILTAIKKTVDPKTKVVYKEKPDAEFVKSNDFSYAIVVVGEHPYAETNGDSLNLTIPEPGPSTIGNVCGAVKCVVVVISGRPVVIQPYVRYIDAIVAAWLPGSEGQGVADVLFGDYGFTGKLSFTWFKTVDQLPMHVGDSHYDPLFPFGFGLTTKPTKA, encoded by the exons ATGGCAAGGCCAAGAAGATCAATCCCCATCTTTTTTGTGGGAATTCTGCTTTGCTTTTGCTTGGCAGCCTCGGAAAAGGCAGAACATGTGAAGTATAAGGATCCAAAGCAGCCATTGAACGTTCGAATCAAGGACCTGATTGGAAGGATGACATTAGAGGAAAAAATTGGACAGATGGTCCAGATTGAGCGGGCTGTTGCTTCAGCCGAGGTGATGAAAAAGTATTTCATTG GTAGTGTATTGAGTGGAGGAGGGAGTGTCCCAGCTCCAAAAGCTTCAGCAAAGACTTGGCTCAACATGGTCAATGAATTTCAGAAGGGTTCGTTATCTACCCGATTAGGAATTCCAATGATTTATGGGATTGATGCTGTTCATGGACACAACAATGTCTACAAGGCAACCATTTTCCCTCACAACATTGGTCTAGGTGCTACCAG GGACCCTGCACTAGTTAAGAAGATTGGAGCTGCAACAGCACTTGAAGTCAGAGCTACAGGCATTCCATATGCTTTTGCACCTTGTTTAGCG GTATGTAGGGATCCGAGATGGGGTCGATGCTATGAAAGTTACAGTGAAGATCACAAGATTGTTCAAGCAATGACCGAGATTATACCAGGATTGCAAGGAGACATCCCTTCTAACTCTCGCAAGGGTGTTCCATTTGTTGCTGGAAA GAAAAATGTTGCAGCTTGTGCTAAGCACTATGTAGGTGATGGTGGAACAACCAGGGGAATCAATGAGAACAATACAGTGATAGACAGGCACGGTTTGCTTAGCATTCATATGCCAGCCTACTATAATTCAATTATCAAAGGTGTTTCAACCGTCATGACTTCCTATTCAAGCTGGAATGGAGTTAAGAATCATGCTAATCATGAGATGGTCACCAACTTTCTTAAGAAAACACTTCGTTTCAGG GGCTTTGTCATCTCGGATTGGGAGGGTATTGACAGGATTACATCTCCACCTCATGCTAACTATACATATTCCATTCTAGCTTCAATCAATGCCGGGCTTGACATG aTTATGGTTCCAAACAACTATAAAGAATTCATTGATGGGCTGACCTACCtggtgaaaaataaattcatccCCATGAGCCGCATTGATGATGCAGTGAAGAGGATTTTGCGGGTTAAGTTTGTGATGGGTCTGTTTGAGGACCCGCTAGCAGATGACAGCTTGGTTGACCAACTTGGAAGTCAG GAACATCGAGAGTTGGCTAGGGAAGCAGTGAGAAAATCACTTGTGCTGCTAAAGAATGGAGACTCTGCCGATGCTCCATTACTTCCCTTACCCAAGAAGGCACCGAAGATACTAGTAGCTGGTAGCCATGCAAACAATCTGGGTTACCAATGTGGTGGATGGACAATTGAGTGGCAGGGACAAGGTGGCAATAACATCACAGATG GTACTACAATCCTCACTGCTATCAAGAAAACAGTTGatccaaaaacaaaagttgTATACAAGGAGAAACCTGATGCTGAATTTGTCAAGTCCAACGATTTCTCATACGCCATTGTTGTAGTAGGGGAGCATCCATATGCAGAGACAAATGGAGACAGCTTAAATTTGACAATTCCAGAACCTGGTCCAAGCACAATCGGAAATGTTTGTGGAGCTGTGAAATGTGTTGTTGTCGTAATATCTGGTCGTCCTGTTGTGATCCAACCTTATGTTCGCTACATAGACGCTATTGTCGCTGCTTGGCTGCCGGGAAGTGAGGGTCAAGGTGTTGCTGATGTACTGTTTGGCGATTATGGTTTTACTGGCAAGCTTTCATTCACTTGGTTCAAGACTGTTGATCAGTTGCCAATGCATGTTGGAGATTCACATTATGATCCCCTCTTCCCATTTG
- the LOC18599843 gene encoding beta-glucosidase BoGH3B isoform X2 — protein MTRPRLFIFLMGLLLCGCFEISAKAEYMKYKDPKQSLPVRVQDLLDRMTLEEKIGQMVQIDRKVASAEVMKKYFIGSLLSGGGSVPAPQASAKAWIDMVNEFQKGCLSTRLGIPMIYGIDAVHGHNNVYNATIFPHNIGLGATRDPELVKKIGASTALEVRATGIPYVFAPCIAVCRDPRWGRCYESYSEDPEVVEAMTEIVPGLQGDIPANSPKGVPFVAGQKNVAACAKHYVGDGGTTQGINENNTVIDRHGLVSIHMPGYYASIIKGVSTIMVSYSSWNGIKMHANRDLITDFLKNTLRFRGFVITDWEGLDRITSPPHANYSYSIQVGIKAGIDMVMVPFNYTEFIDGLTFQVKNNIIPMSRINDAVMRILRVKFVMGLFENPLADYSLVDQLGSQEHRELAREAVRRSLVLLKNGQSTDHPLLPLPKKTSKILVAGSHADNLGYQCGGWTIEWQGLSGNNLTSGTTILTAVKNTVDSSTKVVYKKNPDTEFVKSNDFSYAIVVVGEHPYAETQGDSMNLTIADPGPSTITNVCGAVKCVVIIISGRPVVIQPFINSIDAVVAAWLPGTEGQGVADVLFGDYGFTGKLPRTWFKTVDQLPMNIGDPHYDPLFPFGFGLTTEPSNEQITSKDF, from the exons ATGACAAGACCAAGATTGTTCATCTTCTTGATGGGACTTCTACTTTGTGGTTGCTTTGAAATCTCAGCAAAAGCAGAATATATGAAGTATAAAGATCCAAAACAGTCACTGCCTGTCCGAGTTCAGGACCTGTTGGACAGAATGACATTAGAGGAAAAAATAGGACAAATGGTCCAAATTGACCGCAAAGTTGCTTCAGCTGAGGTGATGAAGAAGTATTTCATCG GAAGTCTATTGAGTGGAGGAGGGAGTGTCCCAGCTCCACAAGCTTCTGCAAAGGCTTGGATTGACATGGTCAATGAATTTCAGAAAGGTTGTTTATCTACCCGATTAGGAATTCCAATGATTTATGGGATTGATGCTGTTCATGGCCACAACAATGTTTACAATGCAACAATTTTTCCTCACAACATTGGACTAGGAGCTACCAG GGACCCTGAACTAGTTAAGAAAATTGGGGCTTCAACAGCACTTGAAGTCAGAGCTACTGGCATTCCATATGTTTTTGCACCTTGCATAGCG gTTTGCAGAGATCCAAGATGGGGTCGATGTTATGAAAGTTACAGCGAAGATCCCGAGGTTGTTGAAGCAATGACAGAGATTGTACCAGGATTACAAGGAGACATCCCTGCTAACTCTCCCAAGGGGGTTCCATTTGTGGCTGGACA GAAAAATGTTGCAGCTTGTGCTAAGCACTATGTAGGTGATGGTGGGACAACCCAGGGCATCAATGAGAACAACACTGTAATAGACAGGCATGGTTTGGTTAGCATTCACATGCCAGGCTACTATGCTTCTATTATCAAAGGTGTTTCAACCATCATGGTCTCCTATTCGAGCTGGAATGGAATTAAGATGCATGCTAATCGCGATTTGATCACCGATTTTCTCAAGAACACACTTCGTTTCAGG GGTTTTGTCATCACGGATTGGGAAGGTCTTGACAGGATCACATCTCCACCTCATGCTAACTATTCATATTCAATTCAAGTTGGAATCAAAGCTGGCATTGACATG GTCATGGTTCCATTCAACTATACAGAATTCATCGACGGGCTAACCTTCCAGGTGAAAAACAATATAATCCCCATGAGCCGCATTAATGATGCAGTGATGAGAATTTTGCGAGTTAAGTTTGTAATGGGTCTATTCGAGAACCCACTAGCAGATTACAGCTTGGTCGACCAACTTGGAAGTCAG GAGCATAGAGAGTTGGCTAGAGAAGCAGTGAGAAGATCACTTGTTTTGCTAAAGAATGGACAATCTACCGATCATCCATTGCTTCCCCTACCCAAGAAGACTTCGAAAATACTAGTTGCCGGTAGTCATGCAGATAATTTGGGTTATCAATGCGGTGGATGGACAATTGAGTGGCAGGGCTTGAGCGGCAACAACCTCACAAGCG GAACAACAATCCTGACAGCTGTCAAGAACACAGTTGATTCAAGCACCAAAGTCGTATACAAGAAGAATCCCGACACTGAATTCGTCAAGTCCAACGATTTCTCATACGCCATTGTGGTAGTAGGGGAGCATCCATATGCAGAAACACAAGGCGACAGCATGAATTTGACAATTGCAGACCCTGGCCCAAGCACAATCACAAATGTCTGCGGAGCTGTGAAATGTGTTGTTATCATCATATCCGGTCGCCCTGTCGTCATCCAGCCATTTATTAACTCTATCGATGCTGTCGTCGCCGCTTGGCTCCCAGGAACTGAGGGCCAAGGTGTTGCTGATGTTCTGTTTGGTGACTATGGTTTTACAGGCAAGCTTCCTCGTACTTGGTTCAAGACTGTTGATCAACTGCCGATGAATATCGGGGATCCACATTATGACCCTCTCTTCCCGTTTGGGTTTGGCCTTACTACAGAACCTTCAAATGAGCAAATCACTTCTAAGGACTTCTAA
- the LOC18599843 gene encoding beta-glucosidase BoGH3B isoform X1 has protein sequence MLLRIIVEGSRKKTRMTRPRLFIFLMGLLLCGCFEISAKAEYMKYKDPKQSLPVRVQDLLDRMTLEEKIGQMVQIDRKVASAEVMKKYFIGSLLSGGGSVPAPQASAKAWIDMVNEFQKGCLSTRLGIPMIYGIDAVHGHNNVYNATIFPHNIGLGATRDPELVKKIGASTALEVRATGIPYVFAPCIAVCRDPRWGRCYESYSEDPEVVEAMTEIVPGLQGDIPANSPKGVPFVAGQKNVAACAKHYVGDGGTTQGINENNTVIDRHGLVSIHMPGYYASIIKGVSTIMVSYSSWNGIKMHANRDLITDFLKNTLRFRGFVITDWEGLDRITSPPHANYSYSIQVGIKAGIDMVMVPFNYTEFIDGLTFQVKNNIIPMSRINDAVMRILRVKFVMGLFENPLADYSLVDQLGSQEHRELAREAVRRSLVLLKNGQSTDHPLLPLPKKTSKILVAGSHADNLGYQCGGWTIEWQGLSGNNLTSGTTILTAVKNTVDSSTKVVYKKNPDTEFVKSNDFSYAIVVVGEHPYAETQGDSMNLTIADPGPSTITNVCGAVKCVVIIISGRPVVIQPFINSIDAVVAAWLPGTEGQGVADVLFGDYGFTGKLPRTWFKTVDQLPMNIGDPHYDPLFPFGFGLTTEPSNEQITSKDF, from the exons ATGCTTCTCAGAATTATAGTTGAAG GTAGTAGGAAGAAAACCAGAATGACAAGACCAAGATTGTTCATCTTCTTGATGGGACTTCTACTTTGTGGTTGCTTTGAAATCTCAGCAAAAGCAGAATATATGAAGTATAAAGATCCAAAACAGTCACTGCCTGTCCGAGTTCAGGACCTGTTGGACAGAATGACATTAGAGGAAAAAATAGGACAAATGGTCCAAATTGACCGCAAAGTTGCTTCAGCTGAGGTGATGAAGAAGTATTTCATCG GAAGTCTATTGAGTGGAGGAGGGAGTGTCCCAGCTCCACAAGCTTCTGCAAAGGCTTGGATTGACATGGTCAATGAATTTCAGAAAGGTTGTTTATCTACCCGATTAGGAATTCCAATGATTTATGGGATTGATGCTGTTCATGGCCACAACAATGTTTACAATGCAACAATTTTTCCTCACAACATTGGACTAGGAGCTACCAG GGACCCTGAACTAGTTAAGAAAATTGGGGCTTCAACAGCACTTGAAGTCAGAGCTACTGGCATTCCATATGTTTTTGCACCTTGCATAGCG gTTTGCAGAGATCCAAGATGGGGTCGATGTTATGAAAGTTACAGCGAAGATCCCGAGGTTGTTGAAGCAATGACAGAGATTGTACCAGGATTACAAGGAGACATCCCTGCTAACTCTCCCAAGGGGGTTCCATTTGTGGCTGGACA GAAAAATGTTGCAGCTTGTGCTAAGCACTATGTAGGTGATGGTGGGACAACCCAGGGCATCAATGAGAACAACACTGTAATAGACAGGCATGGTTTGGTTAGCATTCACATGCCAGGCTACTATGCTTCTATTATCAAAGGTGTTTCAACCATCATGGTCTCCTATTCGAGCTGGAATGGAATTAAGATGCATGCTAATCGCGATTTGATCACCGATTTTCTCAAGAACACACTTCGTTTCAGG GGTTTTGTCATCACGGATTGGGAAGGTCTTGACAGGATCACATCTCCACCTCATGCTAACTATTCATATTCAATTCAAGTTGGAATCAAAGCTGGCATTGACATG GTCATGGTTCCATTCAACTATACAGAATTCATCGACGGGCTAACCTTCCAGGTGAAAAACAATATAATCCCCATGAGCCGCATTAATGATGCAGTGATGAGAATTTTGCGAGTTAAGTTTGTAATGGGTCTATTCGAGAACCCACTAGCAGATTACAGCTTGGTCGACCAACTTGGAAGTCAG GAGCATAGAGAGTTGGCTAGAGAAGCAGTGAGAAGATCACTTGTTTTGCTAAAGAATGGACAATCTACCGATCATCCATTGCTTCCCCTACCCAAGAAGACTTCGAAAATACTAGTTGCCGGTAGTCATGCAGATAATTTGGGTTATCAATGCGGTGGATGGACAATTGAGTGGCAGGGCTTGAGCGGCAACAACCTCACAAGCG GAACAACAATCCTGACAGCTGTCAAGAACACAGTTGATTCAAGCACCAAAGTCGTATACAAGAAGAATCCCGACACTGAATTCGTCAAGTCCAACGATTTCTCATACGCCATTGTGGTAGTAGGGGAGCATCCATATGCAGAAACACAAGGCGACAGCATGAATTTGACAATTGCAGACCCTGGCCCAAGCACAATCACAAATGTCTGCGGAGCTGTGAAATGTGTTGTTATCATCATATCCGGTCGCCCTGTCGTCATCCAGCCATTTATTAACTCTATCGATGCTGTCGTCGCCGCTTGGCTCCCAGGAACTGAGGGCCAAGGTGTTGCTGATGTTCTGTTTGGTGACTATGGTTTTACAGGCAAGCTTCCTCGTACTTGGTTCAAGACTGTTGATCAACTGCCGATGAATATCGGGGATCCACATTATGACCCTCTCTTCCCGTTTGGGTTTGGCCTTACTACAGAACCTTCAAATGAGCAAATCACTTCTAAGGACTTCTAA